A genomic window from Micromonospora ferruginea includes:
- a CDS encoding RNA polymerase sigma factor → MTGDLNEAVAAAQAGDEEAFRFLYRSLQPALLRYLTALVGGDAEDVASETWLQISRDLPSFTGGEFRAWSVTIARNRAMDHLRRQRRRPVVPVPVQALTDLAADTDTADRAGEAIGTESALALIRTLPPAEAEAVMLRAVIGLDAETAGRVLGRRAGAVRTAAHRGLRRLAAMLERAAEGAPGAATEHAPGAVGPETRDGVPPRPRTDRPAPHAPEAEPAEG, encoded by the coding sequence GTGACCGGGGATCTGAACGAGGCGGTCGCCGCGGCGCAGGCCGGTGACGAGGAGGCGTTCCGGTTCCTCTACCGCAGCCTGCAACCGGCCCTGTTGCGCTACCTGACCGCGCTGGTGGGCGGCGACGCCGAGGACGTGGCCTCGGAGACCTGGCTGCAGATATCCCGGGACCTGCCCTCGTTCACCGGCGGCGAGTTCCGCGCCTGGTCGGTCACCATCGCCCGGAACCGGGCCATGGACCACCTCCGCCGGCAACGGCGGCGGCCGGTGGTCCCGGTGCCCGTGCAGGCTCTCACCGACCTGGCGGCGGACACCGACACCGCCGACCGCGCCGGTGAGGCCATCGGCACCGAGAGCGCGCTGGCGCTGATCCGCACGCTGCCACCGGCCGAGGCCGAGGCGGTGATGCTGCGGGCCGTCATCGGCCTCGACGCGGAGACCGCCGGGCGGGTGCTGGGCCGGCGAGCCGGCGCGGTGCGCACCGCGGCGCACCGCGGGCTGCGCCGGCTGGCGGCGATGCTGGAACGCGCCGCGGAGGGTGCGCCGGGCGCCGCCACCGAGCACGCGCCGGGCGCGGTCGGGCCGGAGACCCGCGACGGCGTGCCGCCCCGGCCCCGCACCGACCGCCCGGCGCCGCACGCGCCCGAGGCCGAGCCGGCGGAGGGCTGA